The following are encoded in a window of Thermoanaerobacter ethanolicus JW 200 genomic DNA:
- a CDS encoding C39 family peptidase — MMKNKRIKKFIGLVLLACLLSASVVFAEGKNDLQINEQYVKPSAEMDKKAIEKLNMFKERLRMAENTKTNNDNLIIQSYPDIPSSKQLSTNGYVGQPNKYTCGPTSAHNLLLTLGKNVSIDTLSNELGTTQDGTPFDTNRWSNVLNGHIGRSWYVGMWSPNIDSLWTAFVGDIIDGYPLILDTHISSSTAILPGYEGDPNINVWHYVTGVGYSGYYNAMHYVTYFDPNVFRQGAYGLHTVEVSVMQAAVRDRGIIY, encoded by the coding sequence ATGATGAAGAATAAGAGAATTAAAAAATTTATTGGTTTAGTCTTATTAGCTTGCTTATTGTCTGCTTCAGTGGTTTTTGCTGAAGGTAAGAATGATTTGCAAATCAATGAGCAATACGTTAAGCCCAGTGCCGAAATGGATAAGAAGGCTATTGAAAAATTAAATATGTTTAAAGAAAGACTAAGAATGGCAGAAAATACGAAAACAAATAATGATAATTTAATTATACAGAGTTATCCTGATATTCCTTCATCTAAACAGCTAAGTACTAATGGTTATGTAGGTCAACCTAATAAATATACATGTGGTCCTACATCTGCACACAATTTATTACTTACTTTGGGGAAGAATGTTTCAATAGATACATTAAGTAATGAATTGGGAACAACTCAGGATGGTACACCTTTTGATACAAACAGATGGTCAAATGTATTAAATGGACATATAGGAAGAAGTTGGTACGTAGGAATGTGGAGTCCTAATATTGATAGTTTATGGACAGCGTTTGTAGGGGATATAATAGATGGATATCCATTGATTTTAGATACACATATTTCTTCAAGTACGGCTATATTACCTGGTTATGAAGGAGATCCTAATATCAATGTATGGCATTATGTTACTGGTGTAGGCTATAGTGGTTATTATAATGCTATGCATTACGTTACATATTTTGATCCTAATGTATTTCGTCAGGGTGCTTATGGATTGCATACAGTTGAAGTGAGTGTTATGCAAGCAGCGGTTAGAGACAGAGGGATTATTTATTAA
- a CDS encoding TolB-like translocation protein produces the protein MKKITIISLILFSILLSSCYVKTSELASNSLDIKKAVSLPQNTVPVGFDKYEKRVLLMIEDKNQKIELGFYDLKNGKIEALVKPVDSNKNIHNAVTDGKYVAWVEASDNLIRNDWSIYVKDLASSSVTKIDYGKLDTEISSKIPFSQEPKLSLNESKLVWSTYELENDKILCSLILYDLKKNKKDTIRSIDGLGKSYIGHPKVFGDFIVWHEGKIEGQSEVGEVYLYNIANGQIVKISDNGVTPNIYGENIVWVSDKSRIMLYNIKKKNIVEITRGGGIEERWLPSLNDEYVTWYDSMGKVELYNIKLAKIQILPVKTNNASRIFDNILTWIKWENDKTTPQFLVLPT, from the coding sequence ATGAAGAAAATTACAATAATTTCATTAATTTTATTTTCAATTTTATTATCTTCCTGCTATGTAAAGACTAGTGAATTAGCGTCCAATAGTCTTGATATTAAAAAGGCTGTCTCTCTCCCACAAAACACAGTCCCCGTGGGATTTGATAAATATGAAAAGAGAGTGTTGCTGATGATAGAAGATAAAAATCAAAAAATAGAACTGGGTTTTTATGACCTTAAAAACGGCAAAATTGAAGCTCTGGTAAAGCCTGTTGATTCTAATAAAAACATACATAATGCCGTTACAGACGGAAAGTACGTCGCATGGGTAGAGGCATCGGATAATTTAATAAGAAATGATTGGTCAATATATGTAAAGGATTTAGCAAGTAGTTCTGTTACGAAAATTGATTATGGGAAATTGGATACTGAAATAAGTTCAAAAATACCTTTCAGTCAGGAGCCCAAGCTATCGCTAAATGAATCAAAACTTGTGTGGTCTACTTATGAATTGGAAAATGATAAAATTCTATGTTCCCTGATTCTGTATGATTTGAAAAAAAACAAAAAAGACACGATAAGAAGCATAGACGGATTGGGGAAAAGCTATATTGGGCATCCAAAAGTTTTTGGCGATTTTATAGTATGGCATGAAGGAAAAATTGAAGGGCAATCTGAGGTCGGAGAAGTCTATCTTTATAATATTGCGAACGGCCAGATTGTAAAAATAAGCGATAATGGAGTTACTCCAAATATTTACGGAGAAAATATAGTGTGGGTATCGGATAAATCCCGTATAATGCTCTACAATATAAAAAAGAAAAATATTGTAGAGATTACAAGGGGAGGTGGTATTGAAGAGAGATGGTTACCGTCGCTGAATGATGAGTATGTTACATGGTATGATAGTATGGGCAAAGTGGAGTTATATAACATTAAGTTGGCTAAAATTCAAATCCTTCCTGTCAAAACTAATAATGCATCTAGGATATTTGATAATATACTAACATGGATTAAATGGGAAAATGATAAAACTACACCGCAATTTCTTGTACTCCCTACTTAA